The proteins below come from a single Rosa rugosa chromosome 2, drRosRugo1.1, whole genome shotgun sequence genomic window:
- the LOC133729052 gene encoding patellin-4 has protein sequence MTVEETQVAVAVAAEVVEVEEPVKEVKECEKAVVEGLVEESESKPTTVEKSTSYKEESNYLSDLKEFEKKALVELKSKLEEAILGNNIFKRDEPNKVEEKEKAVAEVKEKKEEKTEAAVKTTEKTEAAVKTTEKTESAVKSEETEPAVKAEETEPAVKKECSEKTEEGEKAPELAEKKEEVAVPVCEEEAKPESSEVVDTDISLWGVPLFPGKGSEGTDVVLLKFLRAREFKVNEAFEMLKKTLQWRKESKIDSILDEEICSDLSSAAYLNGVDREGHPVCYNIFGVFDNEELYQKTFGNEEKRGQFLRWRVQLMEKSIQKLELRPGGATSLLQINDLKNSPGPIKKELRVATKQAVGLLQDNYPELVAKNIFINVPFWYYALNALLSPFLTQRTKSKFVVARPAKVTETLLKYIPAEEIPIQYGGFKRENDTEFFFSEDGSVSELTLKAGSTQTIEIDVAEVDNSTLVWDVSVLGWEVNYKEEFVPSDEGSYTIIVQKKKKIGANEGPIRNTFRSNEPGKVVLTIENTSSKKKRVLYRHKSNKCF, from the exons ATGACTGTGGAGGAGACCcaggtggcggtggcggtggcggctgAGGTCGTGGAGGTTGAGGAGCCGGTGAAGGAGGTGAAGGAGTGCGAGAAGGCTGTTGTTGAGGGTTTGGTGGAGGAATCCGAGTCCAAGCCAACCACTGTTGAGAAGAGCACTTCTTATAAGGAGGAGAGCAACTATCTCTCTGATCTCAAGGAGTTTGAGAAGAAGGCTTTGGTTGAGCTCAAATCGAAGCTCGAAGAAGCGATTTTGGGCAACAACATTTTCAAGAGAGATGAGCCCAACAAGGttgaggagaaggagaaggccgTAGCTGAGGTCaaggagaagaaggaggagaaaaCAGAGGCTGCTGTGAAAACAACAGAGAAAACAGAGGCTGCTGTGAAAACAACAGAGAAAACAGAGTCTGCTGTGAAATCAGAGGAAACAGAGCCTGCTGTGAAAGCAGAGGAAACAGAGCCTGCTGTGAAAAAAGAGTGCTCTGAAAAAACAGAGGAAGGAGAAAAGGCACCAGAATTGgctgagaagaaagaagaagtagCAGTTCCGGTATGCGAGGAAGAAGCGAAACCCGAATCCAGCGAAGTCGTCGACACAGATATCTCACTCTGGGGTGTGCCTCTGTTCCCTGGAAAAGGATCTGAGGGAACTGATGTGGTGCTCTTGAAATTCTTGAGGGCTAGGGAGTTCAAGGTGAACGAAGCGTTCGAGATGCTGAAGAAGACTCTGCAGTGGAGGAAGGAGTCGAAAATTGATTCAATTTTGGATGAGGAGATCTGCTCTGATCTGAGCTCTGCTGCTTACTTGAACGGCGTGGATCGCGAAGGCCACCCTGTTTGCTACAACATCTTCGGAGTTTTTGACAACGAAGAGCTTTACCAGAAGACGTTCGGAAATGAAGAGAAGAGAGGCCAATTCTTGAGGTGGAGGGTTCAATTGATGGAGAAGAGTATCCAGAAGCTTGAATTGAGGCCCGGTGGTGCTACTTCTCTGCTTCAGATCAATGACCTCAAGAACTCGCCTGGGCCAATCAAGAAGGAGCTTAGGGTTGCAACAAAGCAAGCTGTTGGGCTCCTGCAGGACAATTACCCTGAATTGGTTGCCAAAAAT ATTTTCATCAATGTTCCATTCTGGTACTATGCACTCAATGCTCTGTTGTCTCCATTCTTGACTCAAAGAACCAAGAGCAAGTTTGTGGTGGCTCGCCCCGCTAAGGTCACCGAGACCCTTCTCAA GTACATTCCAGCTGAGGAGATACCAATTCAGTATGGTGGCTTCAAGAGAGAAAATGACACCGAGTTCTTCTTCTCCGAAGATGGTTCTGTTTCTGAGCTAACTCTCAAGGCCGGATCAACCCAAACGATAGAGATTGATGTAGCTGAG GTTGATAATAGCACATTGGTTTGGGATGTGAGTGTTTTGGGATGGGAAGTGAATTACAAGGAGGAGTTTGTTCCTAGTGATGAAGGGTCATACACCATTATtgttcagaagaagaagaagatcggAGCTAATGAAGGGCCTATTCGCAACACTTTCCGAAGCAATGAGCCTGGAAAGGTTGTCCTGACAATCGAGAACACTTCGAGCAAGAAGAAGAGGGTGCTGTACCGGCACAAGTCCAACAAGTGCTTTTGA
- the LOC133729054 gene encoding ATP-dependent Clp protease proteolytic subunit 4, chloroplastic — MDVLSISSPLFSSTPKLSHSFAPKPISYFPTSSSSRLPTIKSVSLQTPKPSFASSKPQSANPSLLLNSAPQTPATAMRGAEGDAMGLLLRERIVFLGSSIDDFVADAIISQLLLLDAQDPKKDIKLFINSTGGSLSATMAIYDVVQLVRADVSTIALGIAASTASIILGGGTKGKRFAMPNTRVMIHQPLGGASGQAIDVEIQAREVMHNKDNVTRIISQVTGRSYEQVEKDIDRDRYMSPIEAVEYGIIDGVIDGDSIIPLEPVPDKVKPRMSYEEISKDPMKFLTPDVPDDEIY; from the exons ATGGACGTTCTCTCAATCTCATCCCCTCTATTCTCCTCGACTCCCAAGCTCTCCCACTCCTTCGCCCCAAAACCCATCTCCTACTTCCCCACTTCTTCATCTTCACGACTCCCAACCATCAAATCCGTCTCTCTCCAAACCCCAAAACCCTCTTTCGCCTCTTCCAAGCCCCAGTCAGCCAACCCTTCGCTGCTTCTCAACTCCGCGCCTCAGACGCCGGCTACGGCCATGAGAGGCGCCGAGGGCGACGCCATGGGGCTCCTGCTCAGGGAGAGGATTGTCTTTTTGGGTAGTAGTATTGATGACTTTGTGGCTGACGCTATTATCAGCCAGTTGCTTTTGTTGGATGCTCAGGACCCCAAGAAGGATATCAAGCTCTTCATTAACTCCACTGGTGGCTCTCTCAG TGCCACAATGGCTATATACGACGTCGTTCAGCTTGTGAGGGCTGATGTCTCCACGATTGCGCTGGGCATTGCAGCATCTACAGCTTCAATAATCCTTGGTGGTGGCACCAAAGGCAAGCGTTTTGCAATGCCAAATACACGGGTTATGATTCATCAACCTCTTGGAGGAGCTAGTGGCCAGGCTATAGATGTAGAAATTCAAGCTCGAGAAGTCATGCACAATAAAGACAATGTCACAAGAATTATTTCACAAGTAACTGGTCGTTCATACGAACAAGTTGAAAAAGATATTGACAGAGATCGCTATATGTCCCCCATAGAAGCAGTAGAATATGGAATAATTGACGGAGTTATTGACGGAGATAGTATTATTCCTCTGGAGCCTGTCCCAGACAAGGTAAAACCAAGAATGAGTTATGAGGAAATTAGTAAGGATCCAATGAAGTTCTTGACACCAGACGTCCCTGATGACGAGATATATTAG
- the LOC133729053 gene encoding twinkle homolog protein, chloroplastic/mitochondrial, whose product MRLLLLLHRPLHKLSALSSSTALLMGSKQLLKSTPFTNPSPPSSQTHPFHSHRLVFSAFPPKPRSKARPFCLRTNGYSYVSHANVKTPKLADLEITDEQRYEALTKKLKEIGIDDEICEPAQYGHLICPMCKGGDSEEKSLSIFIEKDWSYATWQCHRRKCDWKGRTMAFAGSKSSYKKSKNSTTDKTKREIAVESLGLEPLCEEVLAFFSERGISRETVQRNKVMQKRCSITDQISIAFTYWRNGKLISCKYRDINKKFWQEKDTERIFYGLDDIKDTNDIIIVEGEMDKLAMEEAGYRNCVSVPDGAPPKASPPDKDVPPEEQDTKYQFLWNCKEYLKKESRIILATDGDGPGQALAEELARRLGRERCWRVSWPKKNDQVEHFKDANEVLMYLGPAVLKEVIENAELYPIRGLFRFQDYFDEINAYYHRTYKHDCGVKTGWRDLDDLYNVVPGELTIVTGVPNSGKSEWIDALLCNLYEGYGWKFALCSMENKVREHARKLLEKHIQKPFFDGRYGGPAERMSVEEFERGKQWLNDTFHLIRCEDDSLPNIKWVLDLARAAVLRHGVRGLVIDPYNELDHQRPPNQTETEYVSQMLTNVKRFAQHHACHVWFVAHPRQLHHWVGGPPNLYDISGSAHFINKCDNGIVIHRNRDPEAGALDQVQVCVRKVRNKVAGTIGDAYLSYDRATGRYVDIPKPNGGK is encoded by the exons atgcgtcttcttcttcttcttcatcgacCTCTTCATAAGCTTTCAGCCTTATCCTCAAGCACTGCTCTTCTTATGGGTTCCAAGCAGCTACTAAAGTCCACACCTTTCACAAACCCAtctcctccttcttcacaaacacACCCCTTTCACTCTCACAGACTCGTTTTCTCTGCATTTCCGCCTAAACCCAGGTCCAAAGCTCGGCCCTTTTGCCTCAGGACTAATGGGTACTCTTATGTCTCACATGCCAATGTCAAAACCCCAAAACTAG CTGATTTGGAGATAACAGATGAGCAGAGATATGAGGCTTTGACGAAAAAGTTGAAGGAGATTGGCATTGATGATGAAATATGCGAACCAGCGCAGTATGGCCACTTAATTTGTCCAATG TGCAAAGGTGGCGATTCAGAGGAAAAGAGCTTATCCATTTTTATTGAAAAAGATTG GAGTTATGCTACTTGGCAGTGCCATCGCCGAAAATGTGATTGGAAAGGTAGAACAATG GCATTTGCAGGAAGCAAGTCTTCTTATAAAAAATCAAAGAATAGCACGACAGATAAGACAAAAAGGGAAATCGCAGTGGAAAGTTTAGGACTGGAACCACTTTGTGAGGAG GTTCTTGCATTTTTTTCGGAGCGAGGAATATCAAGGGAAACAGTACAGAGGAATAAAGTAATGCAAAAGCGTTGTTCCATAACAGATCAG ATTTCTATTGCATTTACTTATTGGAGGAATGGAAAGCTGATTAGTTGCAAGTATCGGGACATCAACAAGAAGTTCTGGCAG GAGAAGGATACTGAAAGGATTTTTTACGGGCTGGATGATATAAAGGATACAAATGATATCATCATT GTAGAAGGCGAGATGGATAAGCTTGCAATGGAAGAAGCTGGCTATCGTAATTGCGTGAGTGTGCCTGATGGTGCTCCTCCCAAGGCTTCTCCTCCCGATAAGGATGTGCCACCTGAAGAGCAG GATACAAAGTATCAATTTCTGTGGAACTGCAAAGAGTACTTAAAGAAG GAATCACGCATTATACTTGCCACTGATGGAGATGGGCCTGGTCAAGCCCTAGCTGAAGAACTTGCCCGCCGCCTTGGAAGAGAAAG ATGCTGGCGAGTCAGCTGGCCAAAGAAAAATGATCAGGTTGAACACTTCAAAGATGCAAACGAG GTTCTCATGTATTTGGGACCTGCTGTATTGAAGGAAGTAATTGAGAATGCTGAATTATATCCGATACGTGGATTGTTCAGATTTCAAGATTACTTTGATGAAATTAATGCATATTACCATCGGACATATAAACATGATTGCGGTGTCAAAACTGGGTGGAGAGATCTGGATGATTTATACAAT GTTGTCCCGGGTGAGTTGACTATAGTAACAGGAGTTCCTAATTCAGGCAAGAGTGAGTGGATTGATGCTCTCTTGTGCAATCTCTATGAAGGATATGGTTGGAAATTTGCACTTTGTTCCATGGAAAACAAG GTTAGGGAGCATGCACGAAAGCTGCTGGAGAAACACATACAGAAGCCTTTCTTTGATGGACG CTATGGTGGTCCTGCTGAACGAATGAGTGTTGAAGAATTTGAGCGTGGGAAACAATGGTTAAATGACACATTTCACCTCATAAG GTGTGAGGATGATTCCCTTCCAAATATCAAATGGGTTCTTGATCTTGCACGAGCAGCAGTACTTAGGCATGGGGTGCGTGGACTTGTAATTGATCCTTACAACGAGCTTGATCATCAACGTCCACCAAACCA GACAGAAACAGAGTATGTAAGTCAGATGCTTACCAATGTCAAACGGTTTGCTCAGCATCATGCTTGTCATGTTTGGTTTGTAGCACATCCCAGACAG TTGCACCATTGGGTAGGGGGTCCTCCTAATCTTTATGATATAAGTGGAAGTGCACATTTCATAAACAAATGTGACAATGGAATTGTAATTCATCGTAATCGGGATCCAGAGGCTGGGGCCCTTGATCAAGTACAG GTCTGTGTTCGTAAGGTACGGAATAAAGTCGCAGGAACCATAGGTGACGCCTATTTGTCATATGATAG GGCAACTGGTCGATACGTGGATATTCCGAAACCAAATGGGGGGAAATAG